The DNA region CGACCAGGGCGAGCCGATCGCCAGCCGCAAGGCCATGCTCGAAAGTCTGGCGCGAGCAGAGCAGCGTTTCGGCGAAACCGACCCAGTCCCTCGTCCGCCTCACTGGGGTGGCTATCGCCTCTGGCTCGAAACGGTTGAACTCTGGGTCGGTGCAGAAGGGCGTGCGCACGATCGAGGCGAATGGAAACGAAGTCTTCGGCCGGGACAAGACGGCTTCGAATCCTCTGAGTGGAAAGTGAGCCGTCTACAGCCCTGAGCAACGCTCGGGAAAGCTCTCGAGTTCCAACGTGGGCTACCCTCCGCCGGGTCACACCTGAAGGAAGACCCCACTGGAGATCTGGCAACTCGGCGTCCTGCTCGCGGCTTCGTTCGCAACTTCGGTGCTTTCGGCGATCATCGGCATGGCCGGCGGTATCGTTCTGCTCTCGATCATGCTCCTGTTCTTCGATCCCGTCGCCGCAATTGCCTTGCACGGCGTCGTGCAACTGGTGTCCAACGGAACGCGAACGATCATCCAGCGCGAACACATCGCCTGGTCGTTGACCTGGCGCTATTCGATTCTTCTACTGCCCATGGGATTGCTGGGCGTACAGGTCGCGTTCGCACTCCCACCCGCGATCGGCAAGGCGCTGATCGGAATCGTGGTACTGATCGCCACCTGGCGTCCCGGCTGGCTGCGCCTGCCAACTGAGGTCCAGGAGACTGAACCGCGGCGTCGCTTCATCGCACTGGGCGGTGTGGTCGGGTTTATCGGACCCATCATCGGAGCTACCGGTCCACTGATCGCGCCGTTTTTCTTGAACCTGGGACTCATTCGTCAGTCCCTGGTCGGAACCAAAGCAGCGTGCCAGGCCCTGGGGCACATCGCGAAGATCGTCGTCTTTGGCTGGGCGGGTTTCGTGTTCCGCGAGCATCTGCTCACTCTCGTGGGCATGTCCGCAATGGTCGTCGGTGGAACCTGGGTCGGCAGTCGGATCCTGGAGCGAGTGAACGAGGCAAGCTTCGTACTCTTGTATCGCGGGGTTCTCACACTGGTTGCGCTGCGTCTGGTGCTCTGGGAAGGCTGGCGATGGTTCCAGTCGGGTCTGTAGAATGCACGCATGCGATTGATCCGGTACTCGATGTTGCTGTTGCTGGTCGGATCCGAAGTCCTTCTGGTGCATTGGCTGCTCCTCGCGAGCCGCGGCAGCGGTCTGGGGCTTTCTTCCGCGGCGTCTACCGTGGTCGCCCTGATCACCCTCAACGTAGGCTCGATGTTCGTGCTGATGCGCCTGGCCCGACGCACGAATAGCTTCTTCGTCCTGAGTCGTGTGTGGCTGCTCGCGAGTCTGGCGGCCGTCTTCAGCGGGCCGCCCCTGCTCGCCAGTTTCGCCTTCGTCGGCAGCTTGGCGTGGCTGACACAGAGTCTCGGCGAGGGCGCCACGGGACAGGCCGCACTCGTCGGCAGCGGCGGCGCAGCGATCGCGATCGGCTTTGGATCCATCCTCTGGGGGTATTTCGTCGGACAGCGCCGTGTCGAGGTCGAGCGCGTCGAACTGCCGATGCTCGATCTTCCGGCTGCGCTTTCGGGCGTGCGCGTCGCGCACATCACCGATCTACACATCGGTCCGCAATTGCGCGCGCCCCAACTAGCCGGCTTCGTCGCGCAGGTGAACGAACTCGAAGCCGAGATCATCGTCATCACCGGCGATCTATTTGACTTCGACCCGGCGTTCATCGAAGAGGGTTGCCGCGAGCTGGCCCATCTACGCGCGACTTTCGGTGTGTTCGCGGTTCTGGGAAACCACGACGCCTACACCGGAGCTGAAGCGGTCGCGGAAGGAATTGCCCGCTACACGAACATCCAACTGCTGCGCGATGGTTGGGAGCGGATCGAGATAGACGACGCAGAACTCGTGATCGCCGGAATCGAGGATTCAGGTGAAGGCTGGACCGAACGGGAGTTCGAGGCACCGGAAATGGAGCGACTCGCCGACGAGATCCCGAGCGAGATCCCGCGCTTGCTCCTGATCCACCGCCCGAGCCTCTTCGGTCAGGCTTCGCGACTGGGATTTCCGGTGTCGCTGGCCGGGCACACGCACGGCGGGCAGATCAGCTTCCCGCCACCGGCTCACCACCACAATATCTCGCGCCTGATCTCCTACTGGACCCGAGGTCTATTCGAAGACGAGACCGGCGATTGCCTCCTGTACGTAAATCGCGGACTGGGCGTATCGGGTCCGCCCGTGCGTCTCAACTGCGCGCGCGAGATCGCCTTGCACCGCCTTGTGTCACGCCGTCGCTGAGCCCGGGCGCGGGTTTGCCTCGCGAATCACTCGGCCGGTTGAGCGCCACCGCGCAACCGGCCCAGAACTGAGCGGAATAACGTAGGCAGATCCCAGCGATCGGGAACCACCGAGAAATAGTGATCGCCGTCGTCCTTTACCAGGAAGCGCGCACTCTTGCCCGCAAGAGCGGTGATCGGATCCTGACCGGGCTCTGTCGGCGTATCGAGCTTCGCGAAGACCCGACGATCACCGACCGAGAGCAATGCAACGTGAATCGGCCCATCTGAAGTCGCCGTCACGTAGATCGTCGTGGCCGCCTCGATCTGAGCGCGTTTCCCGTGCAGGCGGGCCGGTGGAAGGCGCTGTTCTCCCAGTGGGTGAATGCGGCGCTCCGGTTTCGGGATGTCGGTTGCTCGTTCGCGTTCGTTGTCGCTGCGCTCGATCAGGGTCACGTAGATGTTATTGCCCGGACCGCCGATCGAATGGGCCAGACCCACTCGCGCGTTTGCGACCTGCGCTCGTGGATTCGCAAATCCGCCGGTGAGTTGCAGAAAGAGCTCGCCTAGCTGGAATAGACCCGTCCCCCCCACGGGATGACCGCGGGCTTTCAATCCTCCCGACATGTTTACCGGCAGGCGCCCGCGAGGTCCGGTGAGCAGATTCTCATAGGGATCGAGGGCCGGAGCGTCCCCGCGTCCGGGTCCGATCAGGGCGTCGAAGACCTCGTCGGGCTCGGCCAGGCCCAGGTCGACCAGGTCGACCGCCAATAGGCTGTTGAACGCGTCGTGCACTTCGGCCACGAGTCCCTCGACCGAGCGAATATCTCGTATTCCAGCTTCGCGATAGGCGAACTGAGCGGCGCGTTCCGTCGCGGCGAGTCGGTGCAGATCGACTCGATCGAGCAGGGATGAAGTATCCGTAGCGGCGCCGAGTCCCGCGACTCGCACCTCCTGAGGTTCTGCCGTCAAGATCACGGCAGCCGCCCCATCGCAGATCGGAGAGCAGTCCTTGCGTCGCAATGGAGTGGCAACGTGCAGGTTGCGCTCCATATCGAAGTAGTTCTCGAGGGCTTCGGGGCGATCGGCAAAGGCCGAAAGTGGATTGTCTGCACCCAGAGCGTGCGCGCGATGCATGAGTCGCGACAACACGTCGGACACCCCGTCTCCACTCACGCCTCGCTGAGCGAAGAACGCCTGGGTGACCAGTGCGATCAGTGCGGGCATGGTAAAGCCGAAGCGACGCTCCACGGGATCGACCGTCTTCGACATGATCTCGGTCGCTTCTTTGGTCGTGACCGTCTTCATACGCTCGCCCGCGATCACCAGCACGTTGTCGGCGGCGCCGGAACGGATCTTGTAGCAAGCCTCGTGAAACGCGGCCGATCCGGTAGACGAGGCCGTTTCTGAGCGCACGGTCGGCACGCCAACCATGCCGAGCCGGTCGGCAATCTTGGCGGCGATGTTCGCGCGGTTCTCGAACTCTTCCGAGTCCATGATGCCGACCTGGATCGCGTCGAATTCGCGGATAGAGGATCCCTCGGAAGCCCGCCGATAGGCATCCTGGAACAGATCGAAGACGTTCCCGAAGATCTTCCCCGTCAGGTCGACCTTGGTCAGTCCGACAGAGGATATGTAGACTTCTCTCATCTTCCCTACGCTGTCGGCGTTTCGATTGAAGCGCTTTCGGACGATCCAAGGCAAACAGTCGAAGACAGAGTATGGAGCATCGAGCCAGACACAAGGCATGCTGGCGTCAGTCTCCGAAAGGGTTCGCATGCGTCGTTTGATTGCAGGGCTTCTGGTCGCAGGTGTCGTATTCGGAATCGCTTACGCTCTCTGGTCCGCGGGTCCGAAGGTCCCAGAAGATGCGGTCCTCGTGCTCGAACTGGCGGGCTCACTCGAAGAATCGCCACCGACGGACGCACTGGCGCAGTTCTCCGCGAGCGGTCCGGCACTCCCGACAATCCTGCTCTTGCTCGACATGGCCGCCGTCGACGATCGCATCGAGGGAGTGCTCGTCCACGTACGCACGCTCTCGGTAGGGTACGCCCGTGTCCAGGAACTGCGCGACGCCCTGGCCAAAGTGCGCGATGCCGGCAAGACCGTGACGGTCCTGCTCGACATGGCGAGCCTGAACGCGACCCGCGAACTGTACTTCGCCTCGGTGGCCAATAAGGTCTATGTGGTTCCGGGATTCCTGGGTCCGCTGGCGGGCATCGCCGGGCAGTACCTGTACATGGCCGGTTTTTTTGAGAAAATCGGAGTCGAGTGGCAGTACGCGCGAGTCGGCGAATTCAAGTCCGCAGTCGAGACCTTCAGCGCACGCGAGATGAGCGCGCCTGCGCGCAAAATGATGAACGAACTACTCGACGGGATCTTCTCGCAGATCGTCGAAGGCATTGCAGAAGGCCGTGGCCTGTCACGTGAGCGCGTTCGCGAGTTGATCGAGGCCGCTCCAGCAACGGCACAGGAGTATGCGGAAGCAGGGCTCGCCGACGGACTGGCTGACCGAGACAACATACTGGAACTGGCCGGCCTGGGAGATGCCGAGGAAATCGATGCGGGTACCTACCAGAGGGTGGGGCCCAACGAACTCGGCCTGCGTGACGGACCTAGCATCGCATTGATCTTCGGCAACGGACCCATCGTGCAATCGGCCGGGCCGAGCTGGCGACGATCCTTTTCGGCGGACGAGATTGGTGATGCAATCGAGTCGGCAGCCGATGACGACTCGATTCGAGCCATCGTCTTGCGGGTCAACTCGGGTGGCGGATCCGCGCTCGCCTCGGAACAACTCTGGCGCGTGGTGATGCGGGCCCGCGAGAAGAAGCCCGTGATCGTATCCATGGGAGATGCCGCGGCATCTGGCGGCTACTACATCGCCAGCAGTGCCGACGCGATCTTCGCCGAACCGGCGACGCTCACTGGCTCAATCGGTGTGTTCCTGATGCGCCCGGCCGCTGAAGGACTGTACGAGAAACTGGGCATCCGGAGCGAAGTGATGAAGCGTGGCCAGCACTCATCCATTGCCTCCAGCGATCAGCGCATGAGCGCGGGGCAGCAACAGCGAACCGACGATATCGTGCAATCGATATACCAGGACTTCATCGGGCGCGTTTCCGAAGGTCGCGACCTGGAGACCGAGGCCGTCGATCGCGTCGGGCGCGGTCACGTCTGGCTCGGTGAGACAGCCCTTGCACTCAACCTGGTCGACGGGGTGGGAGGACTTTCCGACGCGGTAGAGCGCGCACGCGTCGAGGCGGGAATTCCCGACGGCGTCGACCCGACTCGCGTCGTCCTGCCGGGTCCACGCGGACCTCTCACCCAATTGCGTCAACTCCTGAGCAGCGAGCTACAGAGCTGGTTGATGCGTTCCCTGGTGCCAGTGGAGCTACCCGAGGCCCTGACATGGTTCTGGGCCGCAAAGGGAAACGAGGTCAGCTACCTGCCGCCCCATTGGATCGAGATCTACTGAACCGCCCGCGGCGCGGGAAGCGCTGGCCCGCGCCGACCGATTCCGCTCAAAGCCCTTCCTCGAAGCGCTCGCGCAGGATTTCACGGCGCTGGCGTACTTCCGCGTGGCTCAGGGACTCGACTTCTCCCTCGATTCCCAGACCCCTGCGCACTCCACTCAGGTCGAAAGTCTGTCGACTGGGATCGAAGCCGATTTCGGACAGGATCTGTTCGGAATGGTTCGCGGCGAAGTAGCCGTACACATGGATCATCTCTGCAAACATGTCGAGGTCGGGCGCCAGTTCCGCGATCGCCCCGTCGATGAAGAGCATGTTCTTCACATACAGCATCAAGTGTTTGGGCAACTTGGCTCCGTTCGCGAGCAGCCCTCCCAGAATTTCGCGCAACTCGCTGGCCAGCTGGCTGCTCGACATCTTCGTGGGGTCCCGAACCGGGCGATCCACCTTGAGCAGACGCATCAAGCCATCGAGATCGGCGTCCGCAGGAAGGGCCCCGAGGTCGACGAACGCCTCGAGCTGGCCCCGCACGTCGTTGGCGGCGCCGGTCATCATCATGCGCAGGAAACCGAGCCTCTGCTTGTGATCCATGCGAGCGGTGATTCCGTAGTCGAACAGGGCAACCCGCCCGTCGGGCATCACGAGCAGATTCCCGCCGTGAAGATCTCCGTGGAACACACCGTAGATCATCGCGCCTTCCAGGAAGGAAACCAGCAGCGATCGGATCAGCGCCTTGGTATCGATACCCGCAGCGCGAATTCCCTGTGCGTCGTCGTAGTCCAGACCGGAGAGGCGCTCCATCACGAGCACGCGACGCGTGACCAGATCGGGATGCGGTCGCGGGACGACGATGATCTTCTGGCCGGCATCGAGCAACAGGCGTGCAATGTCGAGCATGTTCTGGGCTTCGAGCCGAAAGTCGAGTTCTTCCAGGATCGTCTCGGCAAAGAGTTCGACCAGCGCGGGCGGATTGGCGAGTGCGGCAACGGGAATGCGCCCGACCAGGAACGGCGCCATCCAGGCCATCGCTTCGATGTCGCGGCGCACGAGCCTGGCGACTTCGCGGCGCTGGACCTTCACGACAACTTCCTCGCCGCTGAGCAGCCGGGCCGAATGCACCTGCGCGATCGAAGCCGCAGCCAGACTCTCGCGATCGAAGCGCTCGAAGACCTCTTCGAGCGGACGGCCCAGGTCTTCCTCGACGATGGAGCGCACCGTCGCAAAGTCCTGCGGCGGTACCTGATCGCGGCAGCGCTTGAACTCCTCGACCAGCTCGTCGGGGAACATGCCGCGACCCGAGGAGACGATCTGACCCAGCTTGATATAGGCCGACCCGAGCTGCTCGAACGCGCTGCGCAGTCGCCTCGACAAGCCGGCCCGAGACACCTCCGGGGACTTGCGTCGCTCGAACACCAGCCAGCCCCCCACGGCCACGAGCATGTGCCAGAACGCCGTCGCGAAGCGGCCTACCGGCGGAAGACCCCGACGGCGGATGCGCACCGGTACCTCGGCGCGTGTCTTGGCCCGCAACTCATCGATTCCCGCGCGCCACGAAATCCGGGCGAGGTCAATCCTCCAGGGTCCCACTTCCGAAAAGACACCCGGCTCCGTCGGGTCCGCATCTGAAGCCACATCCACAGGCTATCTCCCCGCGCCCCCAGTCTCAATCCCGGCAGCCTCCGGTCTAGAATGCGGGCTAGACTGGTGGGTTGTGGCAGAGGAGGAGCGATTGTGAAATTCGAGAAGGAATTCATCGTGCGGCGCTCAGCGCAGGAAACCTTCGACGTGCTGGACGCCGACGATACGATCGCGGCGCTGTTTCCGGACACGGAGATCGTCTCCACCGAGGGCGATACCCGCGAGACACTTACGAGATTCTCTGAGATGGGAGTCTCACGCGACATCCGCTTCCTCTTCCGCCGCCAGCCGGATCACTCGATCTCGTTCGAGAAGATCTGTGATGGCAACATCTGGCGCTCCCTCGAGGGTGGCATCCGCGTGGTCGAGAGTGGCCCAAAGCTCGCCCTCGTGCAGTTGACCATGGAGGGTTCGACCCGCGCGCTGGTTCCGGAGTTCACCATCAAAGCACCCATGCGCGAGCAGCTCGACCAGATGACCAAGAGCCTGCGCGCCCGACTCGAAGAGGATTGATTTGGCGACCATCGAAGCGAGTGACGGAGCGAAGATCTTCTATCGCGCAGCGGGAGAAGCGCCGCCACTGATCCTGTGCCACGCCTCCTTTTCGAGCCATATGCACTGGATCGGCCAGGAAGAGGCTCTGGGCGCATTCTGCCGCCCGATCAGCTGGGACTATCGCGGCCACGGGCTGTCCGAAGCACCCGACGAGCCCGAGCGCTACTCGCTCGCGCAGGTGGTCGAAGATCTGGCCGAAGTGCACAAGGCGGCCGCCGGCGACACTCCCGCATTCATCGGCGGGCTCTCCGTCGGGGGGATCATCGGATTGAGCTACGCCCTGGCCTACCCCGAACGGGTTCGCGGGCTGCTGCTTTTCAACACCGGACCCGGCTTCAAGAAGCCCGAAGCGCTGGCCCAGTGGAACGACATGCTCGAGCGCGCCGCGCGGAAGATGGAAGACGTGGGCATGGAGCAGTACCTGCAGGGCCGGCGCGCCAGCGCCGAATTGCTGGGACTTCAGCCTGAATCACCCCTGGGCGTGCAGGCCCGCGAAGGCATCCTGCGCTCGAGCGTCGCGGGGCTGACCCGTTTCGCGCGCGGGGTAGCGGGTCCGGTACCCAACCTGGTCGATCGCCTGGCGGAGCTTTCTCACCCCACATTGGTCCTGGTCGGCTCGGAAGACCCGAATTTCCAGAGGGCGGCCGAGGTCATGACGGCCAAGCTGCAGAACGCCCGGCGCGTGGTCCTGCCCGACGCCGGGCACGTGGTGAATCTGGATCAGCCCGAGGCCTGGATGCGCGAGGTCCAGACCTTCCTCAGCGAGGTCGAGGCCCGCTAGAACCCCGCGGCAACAGGGTTTTGACCCGAAGGGCCAGCTGTGTTCTACTGGCTTTTCAGACCGGTTCGGGGGCGCGATTTGCGCGCTCCGAGTCCGGACGAGGAGAATACGCATGGGTTGGATCTTCATGGTCATGCTCGGAATGATCGTCGGATCAATCATCATCGAGAAGATCCTTCCCCAGGGCGTCAAGGACCAGATGGGCGCCGCGATCTGCTGGAGCATGATGGCCCTGACGATGACTTTCCTGGGCGGAGCGACGATCTTTCTGCTGATCATGACCTGGATGCGCTACATCCAGCCCGCGCTGACCACCTAACCCGTCCACTTTCCTCGGACCTGCTCTGCTGCGAGGCCAGACTCGCGCCTTCTCGCGGCCCTCGACGGGATACTTGCGTCTGAATTGCGCACGGCCCGCCAGCCGGGTACTCACTCGGGGCCCCGGCTGAGCTATTTCTTGCTCCGAACGCAACTTTCGAAGCGAACGGCGGTTTCTCACTGCGGAGACGCGAGTGGGCGCGATCAATGATGGATGAAGACTCGCGACTCATGCTGGCTTTCCAGGCGGGAGACCGGCAGGCCTTCGAGCAGCTGTTTCGCAGTTACACGCCGCGTCTGATGGCGTTTCTGCTGCGGATGGTGAAAGACCGGGGTCGCGCAGAGGAGCTTACACAGGACGTTTTCGTGCGGGTGTACCAGGCAGCAGAGCGCTACGAACCGAGGGCGAAATTCTCGACCTGGCTGTTTGGCATCGCGCACAACCTGGCTTTGAATGACTTGGCTCGCGCCTACCGCAAGCGCGAGCGGCCGCTGGAGGATGCGCACAGCGAGACGACGGCCGACCGGAATCCCGACGCGAGCGAGCAACTGGAGGCCCGGCGCATGACCGAGGCGTTGGAAGCCGCGATCGGCGAACTCCCGGAACGCCAGCGCTCGGCGCTCATGCTGCGCACTGTGCAGGGACTGGGCTACGAGGAAATCGGAACGGTGCTCGGAGCGAGCGTCTCGAGTGTGAAGAGCCTCCTGCACCGCGCAAGAGAGAAACTGGTCAGTCAGATGAAGGAGGCGGGACGGTGAACGCCTGCCGGTACAGCGAGAATCTGGTCGCATTCCTCGACGAGGAGTTGCGCGAACAGGAACGCGCGGATTTCCAGTCGCACCTGAGCAACTGCCAGAGCTGCGGCGAGACCATTGATCAGCAGCGCTCCCTGGGCGCGGCGCTCGCGAGCCTGCCCACAGTCGACCCGAGTCCCGGCTTCGAAACGCGCTTCTGGGCCCGGATCGCGCGCGAAGACCAGGCCGCAGAACAGCGGCGAGAACAGGGCTTCTGGGCTCGTGCGGGCTGGCGCGGCTGGCTCGTCGGCCTGACGACGGCGGCGGTCGCAGCCGGTGCGGTCATGCTCGCCCTGCGATCGCCGGGTCCGGAACTGGATCCCGATTTCGCACTCGTCGCGGACGCAGAACAGTTCGAACTGCTCGCGGACGCGGACATCGAGTTGCTCGAAGTAATGGAGATTCTCGAGGCGTGGGATGGCCAGGAGATCTGAAAACAGCGATTTTTGCGGCTCTGTGCCTCTTCGCCTGCCCGGCTCTGGCCGGGTCGGGGACGGATCCGAACGCGCCGCCGACA from bacterium includes:
- a CDS encoding sulfite exporter TauE/SafE family protein; the protein is MLSAIIGMAGGIVLLSIMLLFFDPVAAIALHGVVQLVSNGTRTIIQREHIAWSLTWRYSILLLPMGLLGVQVAFALPPAIGKALIGIVVLIATWRPGWLRLPTEVQETEPRRRFIALGGVVGFIGPIIGATGPLIAPFFLNLGLIRQSLVGTKAACQALGHIAKIVVFGWAGFVFREHLLTLVGMSAMVVGGTWVGSRILERVNEASFVLLYRGVLTLVALRLVLWEGWRWFQSGL
- a CDS encoding metallophosphoesterase, giving the protein MRLIRYSMLLLLVGSEVLLVHWLLLASRGSGLGLSSAASTVVALITLNVGSMFVLMRLARRTNSFFVLSRVWLLASLAAVFSGPPLLASFAFVGSLAWLTQSLGEGATGQAALVGSGGAAIAIGFGSILWGYFVGQRRVEVERVELPMLDLPAALSGVRVAHITDLHIGPQLRAPQLAGFVAQVNELEAEIIVITGDLFDFDPAFIEEGCRELAHLRATFGVFAVLGNHDAYTGAEAVAEGIARYTNIQLLRDGWERIEIDDAELVIAGIEDSGEGWTEREFEAPEMERLADEIPSEIPRLLLIHRPSLFGQASRLGFPVSLAGHTHGGQISFPPPAHHHNISRLISYWTRGLFEDETGDCLLYVNRGLGVSGPPVRLNCAREIALHRLVSRRR
- the sppA gene encoding signal peptide peptidase SppA, producing MRRLIAGLLVAGVVFGIAYALWSAGPKVPEDAVLVLELAGSLEESPPTDALAQFSASGPALPTILLLLDMAAVDDRIEGVLVHVRTLSVGYARVQELRDALAKVRDAGKTVTVLLDMASLNATRELYFASVANKVYVVPGFLGPLAGIAGQYLYMAGFFEKIGVEWQYARVGEFKSAVETFSAREMSAPARKMMNELLDGIFSQIVEGIAEGRGLSRERVRELIEAAPATAQEYAEAGLADGLADRDNILELAGLGDAEEIDAGTYQRVGPNELGLRDGPSIALIFGNGPIVQSAGPSWRRSFSADEIGDAIESAADDDSIRAIVLRVNSGGGSALASEQLWRVVMRAREKKPVIVSMGDAAASGGYYIASSADAIFAEPATLTGSIGVFLMRPAAEGLYEKLGIRSEVMKRGQHSSIASSDQRMSAGQQQRTDDIVQSIYQDFIGRVSEGRDLETEAVDRVGRGHVWLGETALALNLVDGVGGLSDAVERARVEAGIPDGVDPTRVVLPGPRGPLTQLRQLLSSELQSWLMRSLVPVELPEALTWFWAAKGNEVSYLPPHWIEIY
- a CDS encoding AarF/ABC1/UbiB kinase family protein; this translates as MDVASDADPTEPGVFSEVGPWRIDLARISWRAGIDELRAKTRAEVPVRIRRRGLPPVGRFATAFWHMLVAVGGWLVFERRKSPEVSRAGLSRRLRSAFEQLGSAYIKLGQIVSSGRGMFPDELVEEFKRCRDQVPPQDFATVRSIVEEDLGRPLEEVFERFDRESLAAASIAQVHSARLLSGEEVVVKVQRREVARLVRRDIEAMAWMAPFLVGRIPVAALANPPALVELFAETILEELDFRLEAQNMLDIARLLLDAGQKIIVVPRPHPDLVTRRVLVMERLSGLDYDDAQGIRAAGIDTKALIRSLLVSFLEGAMIYGVFHGDLHGGNLLVMPDGRVALFDYGITARMDHKQRLGFLRMMMTGAANDVRGQLEAFVDLGALPADADLDGLMRLLKVDRPVRDPTKMSSSQLASELREILGGLLANGAKLPKHLMLYVKNMLFIDGAIAELAPDLDMFAEMIHVYGYFAANHSEQILSEIGFDPSRQTFDLSGVRRGLGIEGEVESLSHAEVRQRREILRERFEEGL
- a CDS encoding alpha/beta fold hydrolase, with amino-acid sequence MATIEASDGAKIFYRAAGEAPPLILCHASFSSHMHWIGQEEALGAFCRPISWDYRGHGLSEAPDEPERYSLAQVVEDLAEVHKAAAGDTPAFIGGLSVGGIIGLSYALAYPERVRGLLLFNTGPGFKKPEALAQWNDMLERAARKMEDVGMEQYLQGRRASAELLGLQPESPLGVQAREGILRSSVAGLTRFARGVAGPVPNLVDRLAELSHPTLVLVGSEDPNFQRAAEVMTAKLQNARRVVLPDAGHVVNLDQPEAWMREVQTFLSEVEAR
- a CDS encoding sigma-70 family RNA polymerase sigma factor; this translates as MMDEDSRLMLAFQAGDRQAFEQLFRSYTPRLMAFLLRMVKDRGRAEELTQDVFVRVYQAAERYEPRAKFSTWLFGIAHNLALNDLARAYRKRERPLEDAHSETTADRNPDASEQLEARRMTEALEAAIGELPERQRSALMLRTVQGLGYEEIGTVLGASVSSVKSLLHRAREKLVSQMKEAGR
- a CDS encoding zf-HC2 domain-containing protein, coding for MNACRYSENLVAFLDEELREQERADFQSHLSNCQSCGETIDQQRSLGAALASLPTVDPSPGFETRFWARIAREDQAAEQRREQGFWARAGWRGWLVGLTTAAVAAGAVMLALRSPGPELDPDFALVADAEQFELLADADIELLEVMEILEAWDGQEI